The following are encoded in a window of Sinorhizobium sojae CCBAU 05684 genomic DNA:
- the efp gene encoding elongation factor P codes for MVKVIASSVRKGNVLDVDGKLYVVLTAQNFHPGKGTPVTQVDMRRISDGVKVSERYRTTEQVERAFVEDREHTFLYEDAEGFHFMNPETYDQLVMSADDIGDQKAYLQEGMAVMLSIHEGLAIAIDLPRHVVLEITETEPVVKGQTASSSYKPAILSNGVRTSVPPHIQAGTRVVIATEDGSYVERAKD; via the coding sequence ATGGTCAAGGTCATCGCTTCTTCTGTCCGCAAGGGCAACGTCCTCGATGTCGACGGCAAGCTCTATGTCGTGCTCACCGCGCAGAACTTCCATCCGGGCAAGGGCACGCCGGTCACCCAGGTCGATATGCGCCGCATCTCCGACGGCGTGAAGGTGTCCGAGCGCTACCGCACGACCGAGCAGGTCGAGCGCGCCTTCGTCGAGGACCGCGAACACACATTCCTCTACGAGGATGCCGAAGGCTTCCACTTCATGAATCCGGAGACCTACGACCAGCTCGTCATGTCTGCCGACGATATCGGCGACCAGAAGGCCTATCTCCAGGAAGGCATGGCGGTGATGCTGTCGATCCATGAAGGCTTGGCCATCGCCATCGACCTGCCGCGTCACGTTGTCCTCGAGATCACCGAGACCGAGCCGGTGGTCAAGGGCCAGACGGCCTCTTCCTCCTACAAGCCTGCGATTCTCTCGAATGGCGTTCGCACTTCGGTGCCGCCGCACATCCAGGCCGGGACCCGCGTCGTCATCGCGACGGAAGACGGCTCCTACGTCGAACGCGCCAAGGACTGA